The proteins below are encoded in one region of Legionella antarctica:
- a CDS encoding bifunctional DNA primase/helicase, protein MMMAKNVSRQLSQRAEDIARYLLPNGCKAGHEWRVGSVSGEAGRSLGVHLIGEKAGIWSDFANGDSGDLLDLWSTTRNLTLSEAIREAAHHLGMDFPKFEAYKPSHFVRPTLEVITELQLSSPVMRYLIDERKLTSETITAYKIAERGRQIIFPYLRDGELIFAKYIGLDRHDNKKQIAVEPNCEPCLFGWHLIPANTRTVTLCEGEIDAMTLYQYGFPALSVPFGGGNGKKHQWLEYEFERLAIFDEIYLCLDDDEQGQTASRELVERLGRHRCRIVKLPMKDANECLKANLAEETIRLCFIESQTLDPSELKSAHHFVDQVIEEFYPTPGVHLGYDTPWQKTHGKILFRPDELSVWTGINGHGKSQFLGQIILHAMKQGARVCIASLELKPKRLLMRLTRQAGARAEPSHEYIRAIHKWYENKLWLFDLVGTAKSKRLLEVFLYARQRYGIDVFVIDSLMKLDIAEDDLKAQKALMEQLCDFKNQHDCHIHIVVHPRKGADESLPPGKLDNKGTGAISDLADNCFSIWRNKKKEELVQKQATGTNLTGDELKTIDASDCLWRCDKQRNGDWEGKFGFWFDPASLQYLSSPTHKPMRIVDYSKNNEIT, encoded by the coding sequence ATGATGATGGCAAAAAATGTATCACGGCAATTATCTCAGCGCGCTGAAGATATTGCCCGCTACTTGTTACCCAATGGTTGCAAAGCAGGGCATGAATGGCGGGTTGGTAGTGTCAGCGGTGAAGCTGGAAGATCACTGGGCGTTCATCTCATCGGGGAAAAAGCCGGTATATGGTCTGATTTTGCAAATGGTGATAGCGGTGATTTATTAGATCTTTGGTCGACAACGCGCAATTTAACACTGTCTGAAGCAATTAGAGAAGCCGCCCACCACCTCGGTATGGATTTCCCTAAATTTGAGGCTTACAAGCCCTCACACTTCGTTAGACCCACACTTGAAGTTATTACCGAGCTACAGTTATCATCGCCAGTTATGCGCTATTTGATCGATGAAAGAAAATTGACCTCGGAGACAATCACCGCTTATAAAATAGCTGAGCGAGGTCGCCAAATTATTTTCCCTTATTTGCGTGACGGTGAGCTGATCTTTGCAAAATACATTGGTTTAGACCGACATGATAACAAAAAACAAATTGCTGTTGAGCCCAATTGTGAACCCTGCTTGTTTGGATGGCATTTAATCCCCGCAAATACGCGTACAGTGACGCTATGTGAGGGTGAAATTGATGCCATGACATTATACCAGTATGGGTTCCCTGCATTATCTGTTCCATTCGGAGGAGGTAATGGCAAAAAGCACCAATGGCTTGAATATGAGTTTGAGAGGCTGGCTATTTTTGATGAAATTTACTTATGTTTAGATGATGACGAACAAGGACAAACTGCCAGTCGAGAGTTAGTTGAGCGTTTAGGTCGTCATCGTTGTCGTATTGTAAAATTGCCTATGAAAGATGCCAATGAATGTTTGAAAGCGAATCTTGCAGAAGAAACTATAAGGTTATGCTTTATTGAGTCACAGACACTTGATCCAAGTGAATTAAAATCGGCTCATCACTTTGTTGATCAAGTTATTGAAGAATTTTATCCTACACCCGGTGTACATCTTGGGTATGACACACCATGGCAGAAGACACATGGTAAAATTCTTTTTCGTCCAGATGAGCTTTCAGTTTGGACAGGAATAAATGGTCATGGAAAAAGTCAGTTCCTCGGTCAAATCATTCTCCATGCCATGAAACAAGGTGCACGTGTATGTATTGCAAGCCTTGAATTGAAACCAAAAAGATTGTTAATGCGGCTAACTAGGCAAGCAGGAGCTCGAGCAGAGCCTTCCCATGAATATATCCGCGCCATTCATAAGTGGTATGAGAATAAACTTTGGTTATTCGATTTGGTCGGCACTGCAAAATCTAAACGCTTGTTGGAGGTTTTTCTCTATGCTCGCCAACGTTATGGTATTGACGTGTTTGTCATTGATTCGTTGATGAAGCTTGATATTGCTGAAGATGATCTTAAAGCCCAAAAAGCACTTATGGAGCAACTATGTGATTTTAAGAATCAGCATGACTGTCATATCCATATTGTTGTTCATCCACGTAAGGGAGCTGATGAATCACTACCACCCGGTAAGCTTGATAATAAAGGCACGGGCGCAATCAGTGATTTAGCTGATAACTGTTTTAGTATTTGGCGTAATAAGAAAAAGGAGGAGTTGGTTCAGAAACAAGCAACTGGCACAAATTTAACTGGAGATGAGCTGAAAACTATCGATGCTTCAGATTGCTTGTGGCGTTGTGACAAACAACGCAATGGCGACTGGGAGGGCAAATTTGGCTTCTGGTTTGATCCTGCTTCATTACAATATCTAAGCAGCCCAACTCATAAACCTATGCGAATAGTAGATTATTCAAAAAATAATGAGATAACTTAA